The nucleotide sequence CAAAGCTGGTTCGTTGGCCGATTTACACAACAACTCCTTCTACCACTAAATGTTGGAGGACATAAATGAGCAGTTATACTAACATCACTAATACTATTCCTACTAACAATAAACCTGCTAGGCCTGCTCCCATACACATTTACACCAACAACCCAATTATCCCTAAATATGGGACTTGCAGTCCCACTATGACTAGCCACCGTAATTATTGGTATACGAAATCAACCAACTGTAGCATTAGGACACCTACTGCCAGAAGGAACACCAGTCCCTCTAATCCCTGTGCTTATCATCATCGAAACAATTAGCTTATTTATTCGTCCACTAGCCCTGGGCGTACGACTTACAGCAAACCTGACAGCAGGCCACCTCTTAATTCAACTAATCGCCACTGCAGTCTTTGTTCTTATACCAATAATGCCTACAGTAGCTATTTTAACAGCAATCGTGCTATTTCTTTTAACACTATTAGAAGTAGCAGTTGCTATAATTCAAGCTTACGTATTTGTACTCCTACTAAGCTTATATCTTCAAGAAAACGTATAATGGCACACCAAGCACACGCATATCACATAGTTGACCCAAGCCCATGACCCCTAACAGGCGCAGTAGCCGCCCTACTAATAACATCAGGAACAGCCATATGATTCCACTTCCAATCAACTACCCTTATAACAATAGGAACAATTCTACTTTTACTTACTATATACCAATGATGACGAGACATTGTACGAGAAGGGACTTTCCAAGGACACCATACACCGCCAGTACAAAAAGGATTACGATACGGAATAATCCTATTTATTACCTCAGAAGTATTCTTTTTCCTAGGGTTCTTCTGAGCTTTTTACCACTCAAGCCTAGCCCCAACCCCAGAACTAGGGGGATGCTGACCCCCAACTGGTATCATTACTCTAGACCCATTTGAAGTGCCCCTACTAAACACAGCCGTTCTACTCGCCTCAGGCGTCACAGTCACATGAGCACACCACAGCATTATAGAGGGAGAACGAAAACAAACCATCCAATCCCTAACTCTCACAATCATTCTAGGTTTTTATTTTACATTCCTACAAGGCATGGAATATTATGAAGCCCCTTTTACCATCGCAGACGGAGTTTATGGCTCAACATTCTTCGTGGCCACCGGATTCCACGGCCTACATGTCATTATTGGTTCTACCTTCTTAACAGTGTGCCTTTTGCGCCAAATCAAATATCACTTTACTTCAGAACATCATTTTGGATTCGAAGCCGCCGCTTGGTACTGACATTTCGTTGACGTAGTATGACTATTCCTATATGTCTCAATTTATTGATGAGGCTCATAATCTTTCTAGTATTAACTCCAATACAAATGACTTCCAATTATTTAATCCTGGTTAAAGTCCAGGGAAAGATAATGAATCCAATTATTTCAGTCCTAATTATTACCACTACCCTCTCCTGCGTACTGATTACAGTCTCATTCTGACTTCCGCAGATAAACCCCGACTCAGAAAAACTTTCCCCTTATGAATGTGGTTTTGACCCACTCGGGTCCGCCCGACTCCCATTCTCAATACGCTTCTTTCTAGTGGCAATCCTATTCCTGCTATTTGACCTAGAAATTGCACTTCTGCTCCCCCTTCCATGAGGGGACCAACTACCTAACACTACAAATGCATTCTTCTGAGCTATGTCAATTATTATTTTACTAACACTAGGGTTGGTATACGAATGAATACAAGGAGGACTAGAGTGAGCTGAATAGACGATTAGTCCAATGTAAAGATTGCTGATTTCGGCTCAGCAGAACATGGTTCAACTCCATGATCGTCTTATGACTCCCGTACACTTCAGCTTCACTTTGGCATTTACCCTAGGGTTCTCAGGCCTAGCCTTCCACCGAAAACACTTATTATCCGCCCTCCTTTGTCTAGAAGCAATAATATTATCATTGTACATTGCTATAGCCTTATGATCTTTCCAAACAGAATCCACCGTATTCTCCTCAGCCCCGATAATGCTACTAGCCTTTTCCGCCTGCGAAGCCAGTGCAGGCCTAGCCCTCCTAGTAGCTACTTCACGTACACATGGCACAGATCACCTGATAAATCTTAATCTACTACAATGCTAAAAGTACTAATCCCCACCATCATGCTCATTCCCACCACTTGGTTAGTAA is from Anguilla anguilla mitochondrion, complete genome and encodes:
- the ATP6 gene encoding ATP synthase F0 subunit 6 (TAA stop codon is completed by the addition of 3' A residues to the mRNA); the encoded protein is MMLSFFDQFMSPTYMGISLITLALTLPWILYPTPTSRWLNNRILTLQSWFVGRFTQQLLLPLNVGGHKWAVMLTSLMLFLLTMNLLGLLPYTFTPTTQLSLNMGLAVPLWLATVIIGMRNQPTVALGHLLPEGTPVPLIPVLIIIETISLFIRPLALGVRLTANLTAGHLLIQLIATAVFVLMPMMPTVAILTAIVLFLLTLLEVAVAMIQAYVFVLLLSLYLQENV
- the COX3 gene encoding cytochrome c oxidase subunit III (TAA stop codon is completed by the addition of 3' A residues to the mRNA), whose amino-acid sequence is MAHQAHAYHMVDPSPWPLTGAVAALLMTSGTAMWFHFQSTTLMTMGTILLLLTMYQWWRDIVREGTFQGHHTPPVQKGLRYGMILFITSEVFFFLGFFWAFYHSSLAPTPELGGCWPPTGIITLDPFEVPLLNTAVLLASGVTVTWAHHSIMEGERKQTIQSLTLTIILGFYFTFLQGMEYYEAPFTIADGVYGSTFFVATGFHGLHVIIGSTFLTVCLLRQIKYHFTSEHHFGFEAAAWYWHFVDVVWLFLYVSIYWWGS
- the ND3 gene encoding NADH dehydrogenase subunit 3 (TAA stop codon is completed by the addition of 3' A residues to the mRNA); its protein translation is MNPIISVLIITTTLSCVLITVSFWLPQMNPDSEKLSPYECGFDPLGSARLPFSMRFFLVAILFLLFDLEIALLLPLPWGDQLPNTTNAFFWAMSIIILLTLGLVYEWMQGGLEWAE
- the ND4L gene encoding NADH dehydrogenase subunit 4L; its protein translation is MTPVHFSFTLAFTLGFSGLAFHRKHLLSALLCLEAMMLSLYIAMALWSFQTESTVFSSAPMMLLAFSACEASAGLALLVATSRTHGTDHLMNLNLLQC